The genomic stretch atatcaccaagatgaacattctgaccaattttcatgcagatcccatgaaaaatatgacatccagagaggtcacaaggattttttattatttgacctactgacctagtttttgactgcatgtgacccagtttcgaacttgacctagatatcaccaagatgaacattctgaccaattttcatgcagatcccatgaaaaatatgacctccagagaggtcacaaggattttctattatttgacctactgacctagtttttgatggcacgtgacccagtttcgaacctgacctagatatcatcaagatgaacattctgaccaatttttatgaagatcccatgaaaaatatggcctctagggaggtcacaagaattttctatttttagacgtactgacctagttttggaccgcagttgacccaattcgaacttgagctagaaatcatcaagatgaacattctgaccaattttcatgcagatcccatgaaaaatatggcctctacagaggtcacaaggtttttctattatttgacctactgacctagttttggatcagacgtcacccagtttcgaacctgacttaaatatcatcaagatgaacattctgaccaattttcatgcagatcccatgaaaaatatgacctctagagaactcacaaggattttctattatttgacccactgacctagtttttgaccgcagttgacccggtttctaacttgacctagatattatcaagatgaacattctgatcaattttcatacagatccaatgaaaaatacggcctctacagaggtcacaaggtttttctattatttgacctactgacctagttttggaccggacgtgacccagtttcgaacttgacctagatttcatcaagatgaacattctgacaaattttcatgcagatcccatgaaaaatatgaccaccagagaggtcacaaggattttctattatttgacctactgacctagtttttgatggtatgtaacccagtttcaagatgaacattctgaccaatttttatgaagatccattgaaaaatatggcctctagggaggtcacaaggattttctatttttagacctactgacctagttttggactgcacatgacccagtttcgaacttgacctagatatcatcaagatgaacattctgaccaatattcataaagatcccatgaaaaatgtgacctctagagtggtcacaagcaaaagtttacgcacgcacgcacgcacggactgacgacggacgctgcgtgatcacaaaagctcaccttgtcactttgtcacaggtgagctaataaagccAGTTACGGGCCATATATTCTTATTCAAAATCTACTTGCAGCATAACTGAGATCAAAAACATCTTGCTATGGTAAAATTACCATGTTTcatgacaaaatattttctttttaaagttattacCATATCCATTTTTGTGACAAACAAATGAACAGAAGCAGAAAGTTAATAaataacttttactttaaatcataaatatttattctataacatttttactttaaatcataaatatttattctaTAACATCAAATTGCACATTACATAGAATCAAAGAACAAACAGAATtgtattgcaaaaaaaataatcctATGCCTCATAATCTATTTCTTAATCAACACATTTATTTCCCCTTCTTTCTTTCTCTGTTTGCAGTAATTTAATAATTTCATCCAGAAAATCTGGGTAGTCCCCAGAATGTTGAATTCTGTTCAATTTATTCTTTATGGAATCTTTCACAATTTCTAATTCATTTGATTCTTTCAGATCTGCTATATGTTTGGTGTTTTCTTCACGACTAATATTTTCTCTACTTTCAACTGTTTGATCACTAGATGATTCTGAAGGCCAAGAGACACCAACAGACTTTGCACTTTCATCTGCAAATTGATCATATACTTTGTTAACATTTTCTTTCCTGTACAGAGTatttttttgatgaaatgtttgcTCTGAAGCTTCTTGCAAACCAGCTTTATTGCCGCTTTCTCCATCTTTCATAGACCAATTTGAACCTCTATGATCAACTGTCCTTCTGTCTTTGTTTAAGCAGTTGTCAAGGTAATCTGTTCGTAAAGGAACTGCCACAAGCTTCTCCCCACTTCTGATTTGTAAACTCTGATCAAAGTTTGGTGGTTCATCTATAAATGCcttctttttatttgaaatttcaccCCCGGGGGTATTTATTAGTTTTGACAGATTCTGTCCTAACTTACACATTTCATCATTTTGCTTAGGACTTGTCCCTTCCTTTTTGTTATGAGTCAAGGTAGACATGCTAACACATGCATCATCGTCAGGAGCCCTATTAAGATCAGGACCGCTTTGACAAGATGACAGAGCTCTTGCTATAGTTGGAAAGTTTTCTGATATCTCTGTTTTCCTTACATACCCAGAACTAAGTAGAGAAGGAATAACGGTTGGGACATCTTTAAAACCTCTGATACTTGTTGGTGAGctgcttgaaatattttcatcatttgaaAGTCTGTGTGTTCTGAAAATTAATGGGACTGGCTTACGCACATTAATACTTTGACTTGAATTATTTTGAAGATTCGTACAGCTGCTATTCTCAGCCCTTCTATCAAACAAAGGTATTTCTGTTACTCTATTTATTGCACAAGCAGGTCTTTCATTTGGTTCTGACAGAGATTTTGAAGTCTGCACATGTGTTTGTTTCTGAGACAAaggcatatttttatatttaacccAGTATATTCTTGGTCGTTTCTTGTCTGTAACAGGGCAAGGATTTTCtggacatttaaaacatgtcTCACTTTCAGTCTTATAACTGGTTTCACCTACATTCTTAAGTACGGTGTCTGTTGTTTTTGTGTTATTCTTAGACATATTCATATCTTGATTAGTTACAGCTGTGTTTCTTAGCTCAATATTAGGCATGGCTTCTTGCTTACTAgcacatttttcaaaattcactCTGGCTTCTGTTCcttttttacaataaatctgaTCTCTGTAACTCATATCATTGTTTCTGCTGTCATCAGCAACAAAATAAGAACTTGAATGTTGTGAACGAGAGCTTTTCTTTAACTCTTCTTCATTGTTAGACCGAGTCATATCACTTATTCTTTGAAAGGCAGGTAAGCTTTTGCCAAAACTGGTTGTTATTTTAGTTCCAAGATCAATGGTACTGCGCTTTCCTGCATCTaacgttttaatatttgaatttctGATATCTGTTTCTTTCCATACATTTGTCAAATCCTTATTTCTTTCCACAATCTTCATATTATATCTTGCAAAGTATTCTTGTAAAGCTTCAGAGCTTGGACGAACATGGCAGTCAGCAATATTTGTCTTATTCTGAACACTGTCATTGTTCTCATCAGTATCAACAATTTCATCAAACTCGTGTTGTAGTTCTTCATTGGAGTCTGTTACATCACATTCGACCAATCTCCTTGTCTCAGTTAGATCTACACTGCAAGTACTACCTGAATCACTATCATCATTTGCAAAACTGGCATGATGCTGTGGACTTAATGTTCCACTGTTTTCTAAATTATCTTCATGATGTTTTGAAGTTTTATCAACAGTTTTAATTACATTATTCAAAGCTTTATCTCCACAAAAGCTTTTGGACTGGGAGTTTTTATTACAATTCTCTTGTACATTCTCTAAAGTAAAGGTATTTCTAGCCGAATCATAATTTACCTTCTTTACAATATTATCCTTAGTTTTGTAAGTACCATCATTATGTGCACTATCACTAACAATGGTAACATCATACTGTATGTTTGAATGCCCGTTACTTGCATCAATGTTGAAATTGGATTTACATTTAgcatcaaaaacatttaaatcagtGCCTTCAAAACaatctttatattttatattttgtaattttctatGATTGACTGTTGTTATAGGTATTGCTAGTTCAGCTATTGAAATAGAACCTTTACAGACAAGTTCTCCTCCTGCAGTTATAGTTGTGACATTTCTAACACTTTCATGTCTCGAACAATTACCTTCATtaccattttctgaaatgtttttcatGCCTTTTCTTCGTCTGAACTGTAATAACCCTTTTTCAATTATAGTATGCTTTTCCATCTTGTGTTGCATTATAAGATGGGATTCTAGGCGCCATTTGTTACATAAAGTCTTGTTACAAAACTGACACACCATTTTCTTGGTTTTTACAAATTCtttttctgattttcttttgTCTTTATGCTGTCTAAATGCATgtgttttcatttctttcttaTTTGGGAATTTCTCTGAACAGTATGTACAACTATAAGACACATGTAACCTGTTATGATGAGCTTGCAGTGAACCTTCTTCTACAAAGTAGAGATCACACACTTGACAATGAAATTCCCCTTTAACTGCATGCTTTTTCTTGTGACATTTCAGCTCCCGTTGGTTGTAGAacctaaaatacaaaaatttgttGGTTTTACAGTCGCATTGACACATTCAAAGACAAATGACTACTTTATCAGCTTTTGATTGTGGAAGAACTACGATGTGTCCTTTTGGGTATTGTTTCAggcatatttgtttgttttggatttaacgccgtttttcaacagtattttagtcatgtgttacggcgggcagttaacctaaccagtgttcttcgattctgtaccagtacaaacctgttcaccgcaagtaactgccaacttccccacataaatcggaggtggaggactgTTTCAGGCATAAGTAGGTGTCTAGGTAGAACCATTCGCTTTCAGTAAAAGCTAATCTGCGGctgcctcacatgaagaattctacacccgaGGCATGTTTTCTGacagggacaagtgattcaatgTAAACTTTAACCATTACGTCACAGTGGTCTTATATTAAAAGTTTGCCTATGTTTCCCCAGTAAAAATAGTTATAAATAACGTAATATTTATATAATCTACCATCACAGAgaccaggccccaatttcacgaaaaaacttaagtaaatacttagttaagtctgttattttaaaatcgtgctactgcttaagctattgttattaaatgttgatttttttctataccaatgtatttatagctaaattaaactATAGTTAGAAGTATTTATCTGCAGTCCTTATTTAAGTTAcccaaatatgatatttctacttaagcacgatataacgaacttaagtatttgctcaagtatatttcttatttttatacttcattttctgtaaaattcagaactgTTGTGCTTTG from Mercenaria mercenaria strain notata chromosome 16, MADL_Memer_1, whole genome shotgun sequence encodes the following:
- the LOC123540514 gene encoding uncharacterized protein LOC123540514, which gives rise to MNVDRYDSMLICDVCGKSFSRRNYLNQHLSIHADKKPYSCSVCFKKFLYKQTYEEHLERHARNKKVQCELCGKRFYNQRELKCHKKKHAVKGEFHCQVCDLYFVEEGSLQAHHNRLHVSYSCTYCSEKFPNKKEMKTHAFRQHKDKRKSEKEFVKTKKMVCQFCNKTLCNKWRLESHLIMQHKMEKHTIIEKGLLQFRRRKGMKNISENGNEGNCSRHESVRNVTTITAGGELVCKGSISIAELAIPITTVNHRKLQNIKYKDCFEGTDLNVFDAKCKSNFNIDASNGHSNIQYDVTIVSDSAHNDGTYKTKDNIVKKVNYDSARNTFTLENVQENCNKNSQSKSFCGDKALNNVIKTVDKTSKHHEDNLENSGTLSPQHHASFANDDSDSGSTCSVDLTETRRLVECDVTDSNEELQHEFDEIVDTDENNDSVQNKTNIADCHVRPSSEALQEYFARYNMKIVERNKDLTNVWKETDIRNSNIKTLDAGKRSTIDLGTKITTSFGKSLPAFQRISDMTRSNNEEELKKSSRSQHSSSYFVADDSRNNDMSYRDQIYCKKGTEARVNFEKCASKQEAMPNIELRNTAVTNQDMNMSKNNTKTTDTVLKNVGETSYKTESETCFKCPENPCPVTDKKRPRIYWVKYKNMPLSQKQTHVQTSKSLSEPNERPACAINRVTEIPLFDRRAENSSCTNLQNNSSQSINVRKPVPLIFRTHRLSNDENISSSSPTSIRGFKDVPTVIPSLLSSGYVRKTEISENFPTIARALSSCQSGPDLNRAPDDDACVSMSTLTHNKKEGTSPKQNDEMCKLGQNLSKLINTPGGEISNKKKAFIDEPPNFDQSLQIRSGEKLVAVPLRTDYLDNCLNKDRRTVDHRGSNWSMKDGESGNKAGLQEASEQTFHQKNTLYRKENVNKVYDQFADESAKSVGVSWPSESSSDQTVESRENISREENTKHIADLKESNELEIVKDSIKNKLNRIQHSGDYPDFLDEIIKLLQTEKERRGNKCVD